The Candidatus Nealsonbacteria bacterium DNA segment TTAATTGCCCCGGCCCTATTCGCCCCAAAACCAATAACAATTTCTTTTGATGGCGGAGCCACCGATACTTTTTTTTCGCCAACGATTGATTATTTTCAATATGTATTTTTAAAAATTTTAGAGGAAATGGGAGGGAAAATTGAAGTTAATATTTTAAAGCGGGGCTACTATCCCGAGGGCGGGGCAAAGGTTGAAGTTAAAGTTTTTCCATCCAGATTAAAAAATCTTAATTTAACTGAAAGAGGTTCTCTTAAAAAGATTTTAGTAATTTCTGGGGCTTCAAATGTTTTAAAAGCTAAAAAAGTGGCTGAACGTCAAGTTGTTGGGATAAGAGAAGTTTTGGGAAAGTTAAAATTACCAACCGAAGAAAGGGTTGAATATTATCAAACTCAGTCGCCGGGCAGCCAAGTTTGTTTAATCGGAGAATTTGAAAATACGGTCATCGGAGTTGATAATTTGGGTAAATTGGGAAAAAGAGCTGAAAATGTTGGTAAAGAAGCGGCTTGGGAATTATTAAAAGAGCAAAAATCCAATGCTTGTCTTGATAAACATTTAACTGATCAAATTTTACCCTACCTTGCTCTTGCTTCTGGTAAAAGTCAAGTTATTGTTTCTGAAATCACCGAGCACTGCAAAACCAATGCTTGGGTAATTGAGAAATTCTTAGAAGGGGAATTTAAGATAGATGATAATTTAATCTCTTGGACGCCTAAAATAATTTAAACAATAAAGAAGCAATTAAAAAGTAAATCAGCAAACTTGAAACATCACGGATGATGGTGGCAACGGGTCCGGCGCCAACTGCCGGGTCTTTTTTTAAAAAATTTAATAAACAGGGAATTAAAATGGCAATCAAGCTGGCAAAAATGATGGTTAAAAATAAGGAAATTCCCAAAATAAAGCCGATTAAAACGGGAGCTGAAAACCAAATTAAAGAAATAAGGGAAAGAATAATTCCCAAAACCAGAGCGATTAAAAAACTAACTTTAATTTCCCGAAAAAGATATTTTTTAATATTAAGCTCGTAATCAATGATTAGTCGTCTGATGAAAAGTGTTTGGCTTTGAGCCCCGACGGCATCGGCCATATAAACCATTAAGGGAATAAAAGCAGCTAAAATAAAATGACCCTTTAGGGGAGTTTCAAAAAAACTAACAAGTTGGGCGGCAAAAATTCCGCCAAAGAGACCGAAAAACAACCAAGGTATCCTTTCTTTGGCTAAAATCCCGGCTGAAAAATTCATTGAAACATCTTTAAATAAAATGTTTTTATGAAGACCGGAAAAAAGTAAAAGGTCCTCAATATGCTCCGAATGTAAAATATTTAAAATAGTATTTGAAGAAACTACTCCCAAAAACTTTCCTTCTTTATCTACCACCGGAATGGCTTTTAAATTATGTTTTATGGCTAAAATAGCTATTTTTTCCTGATCGGTCTGGGGATAAACTTTAATAATTTCTTTAGTCATTAAGTCCCCTGCTTTTCCTTCTTCTTTTTGAAAAATTTCTTTGATAGAAAGTACGCCCTTCAATTTATTCTCTTCATTAATAACATAAATATAGTTTAAGGTTTCGAATTCCCCGGCTTTTTCAAAAATTCTCTTTCTTATCTCCGAAATTCTTTCATCCGGAAAGGCCAGGGGAACATTGCCAATCATTCTTCCTCCGGCTGTTTCTTGAATATTTTTGTTTTTACTTTTTTGCATATAAGATGTTTTATTAATGATAACTCTTTTTGTTTTTCTTACAACTTCTTTTGTTTTCATAGAAAAAACCGGCCTCTTGGCCGGTTTTTTTTCAGAAGATTTTTAGCGTCTGAATTGATCTCTTTTCTTTTGGTGACATTCCCGACAATAAATTGGTCTGTCGGAATCGGGCTGAAAGGGCAATTCGGTTATTTTTGCTCCGCAATCGGCACAGGCCCAATCTCCTTTGAACATTTCACGGGGAGAAAAATCTCTCTGAGGGCGATCAAATTTTTTGAAAGCCATATAAATCTATAAATCTACGAATTACGAATCTTATTCAAAGAGCTATCGCTCTTCTCCCGCCTCAGCTAAAGCTTCGGCTTACGAATAAAATAATTTATTCTTTTATTGGTATTGATTTCTAATTCGTAAAAGAATAATAAATAAAAGCGACCTTTTTGCCTCTAAAGCCGTATACTTAACCCTGTTTTTATTTTTCTTTCTAAAAATAAAAAAACAAATTAAAAATAAACGGCCTATTTGGCTGATGTTATTATATTATTTTTTAGCATGTCAGGTGAAAAAAACCAATAACTTTTTTGGCCTGATTTTTTAAATTATTAAAAATTTCTGTTGCTTGGCCGGTTTCATTAATTATTAATTCAATTTTTTTTGATAAAACCCTTTTTTTGACTTCTTCTGAAACCTTGGCAACCCCGTCTTTGCCAGTGCCGATAATAATTATTTCCGGATTTTGTTCAAGGGCTCTTTTTATGTCCCAAAAATCAATAATGTGACTTTCTTTTCTCCACCATTTCAAAACCTCGCCTGTCCAGCGAACCTCAACATCGTGGTTATAAGTTTTGCCATCAATGGTGATGGAACCAAAATTATATTCCTCAATCATAATTTAAAATAGTGTTTTTTGTCGAAGTTGTTTTTTTTCTTCTTTTTTTGAAAAAATTCTAATTTTCCCGTAAACTCCGTCATAGCCTGGTTCAATATTTGCTTTTCCTTCTCTGACCCTGATTATTCCTTCGGCAATTTCAGGTAAATCTGCCTTTTCTAATTCGGAACGAGAGGCATCAAGTAAAATATTAAACTCAGAACCGAATTTGTCAATCAGATTTTTATATTCTTTTTCAACTCGTTTTGTGCTAGTCATTACCCCTAAAGCATCAGCGATTATTTCTCCTAAAGGAATCAAACTTTTAAAAGGAATGGCATTCTCCGGTTTAAAACCCTCGGGCCTGTCGGCTAATTCCTCAACCCTATTTAAAACCCCGATTGTTAATGGTCTACCGCAGTTCGGGCAGATATTTCCTGATTTTTTTGACTCCTGAGGCGAGAGAGAAACTCCACACAATCTATGGCCATCATAATGATATTTCCCTTCTTCCGGATAAAACTCAATAGTATAGACTAATTTCAAATTTGCACGGGTTTCACCCGTGCTTTTTATAGCATTGGTAATTGAGTTATAACTTAATTCAGAGCCCTCAAAAACATTTGCCTCTCGGCCTAATTTGGCCGGGCTGTGCGAATCTGAATTACTGATTAAAGTAATTTTATCCAGGGTTGATAACCGCCAATTCATCTCAGGCGAACTGCTCAAACCGGTTTCAATCGTATAGATATATTTTGAATACTCTTCAAAACATTCCTCAATTGAATTAAAACCGGAACGCGAACCGAATATACTAAAATAAGGAGTCCAAGCGTGGGCCGGGACAATTAAGCAATCTGCTGAAATATTTAAAACAATTTTAGCTAATTCTTTAGCGTCTAATCCTAAAATTGGTCGGCCGTCAGCTTTTAAATTGCCAATCCATCCTAAATGAGTATTAATTTTTTCAACTATTTCAAAAGAAGGAGCGAAAATTATAATATGGATTTTTCTAACCCGATTTTTTTTAGAATAAATGCAACTAACCTCGGCAGTTAAAATAAAACGAGTTCCGCTATCCTCTTTTTTTAGCTTAAACAGGCCGGATTCAGCCGGCTCTAACTTTTCTTTCAAATTTTTAAACCATTCAGGATGAGTAAAGTCGGCACTCCCCAAAACCTTAATTCCCTTAACCCTTGCCCACTTATCAAGATTTTCCAAGGGGGCAAACTTCATCGACTTCCTGCGAATTACGAATATTTATTTCTTAAGAATTTTCTCTTCTAATAACCCAAATCCAGTTAAAATAAAGGGGGCTAAAAAAGTAGTAAAGATGGCCAGAAAATAAAGTTTGGCTCCGGCGGCAATTCCAATAGCCGCTCTGACCCATAAACCGGCGAGCATTCGGATTATATTTTATAAACCTTGTAATCCTCTCTTACTTTTTGCTCTGTTTTTAAGCCGATTGGGTCGCCGGCTTTGGCTGTTTGAACTTTTTGATGTTCAATTTCCATTGATTCAACTTGTTGGTTAAAATCGGTTTCTCCGCCAACAATACGAATGGTTTCACCCACTTTAAGAACATCAGATAATTCAATTATAGCCACTCCGATTTTTGAGAAATAATGGCTAACCCTTCCGATTATTTTTCCTTCTTTGATATCTTCTGGCATAAAATTTTTAAATTATTAACAATTAATAATTATTTTTTACCCTGTAGCGCCCCGCCCTCTATGCCTTATGCAATCTGGTAAAAATAATTTTTGATGGGATAATAAATTTTTCTCTCATCTAAAAAAACATAAAGTTTAGAGGGCGGGGCTACTATTGGGGACGACCTTTACGAATGGGCTTTTTGTTTTCTTTGATTAATTCAATTAATTTTCTGACCAATTTTTTTGGTTCTTTCTCATAAATAATTTTTTTTACTCCTCGATGAGGACCGGTGGCAATTTCTCTTATCTTGTCTGCCATTCCACCCGTTCCTTCTAAAACAGCGATTGGTTTTTGAAGCTCAAAAGCAGTAACAAATTCATGCAAGGTTCCCATTCTGCCGCAAATAATAATCACGCCGTCAGCCGATTTTGTCATAATTATGTTTCTGCCGGTGTAATCAGCTCCGGTATAAATTATTATATCAAATGGCTTTAAAGGAAGTTTGTAAGTTGCCAGGTGGGCTTTTTCCGAGACAGCAGGAGAGAAACCGATATTAAATCCTCCGACCTCATTGCAGCCCAAGGCAGAAAAATAAGAGACGCCTGTGGTGACTCCGGTAACCAAATTACATTTTTGCCGAGCAATTTCCCTGCCAACTTCTTTTGACAATCTGACAATGTCTTTACAGCAATGATTAGTTCGAGCGGCGCCAGAAACAACGATTTCAAGTTTTTCCTGCTTCATAATACATCGAAGTAAATAATTAATTATTTACGAGATGAGAGATGAATTTTAATTCATCGAACATTGAAAGGTGAGATGAATTTTAATTCATCGAACTTTATTTTATTATATATTACATCAATGAAATTAAAAAATCAAAACCTTAGTTTTATTATATCGCAACTAAAAACCGCTTGACAGCGGTTTTTAGTAGGGGGGTGATCTTAACGACATTGGTTTGTGTCTCTAGTCTGGAATGGACAAAGCCAGTGGGCCCGACAAACCTCCTTCGCTAATGATCTGTCCTTTAGGGTATTATAACCCGCACCCCCATGTTTTTACTATTAAAAATTTAAAACCCTTTGTCAAGTATATGCCCCCACTCCGAATCGAACGGAGATTTCAGCCTCCGGAGGGCTGCGCTTTATCCGTTAAGTTATGGGGGCATAAAACTTATTTTTTAACCCTTGAAATTCTAATCAAGCCGGAACAAGGAATGATTTCTATTCCTCTTTTTTCCAATTCATCTAAAAATAAATTTACGCCAATTGAGTCGGAAGAAATATGGCCGGCAATAACGACATTGATATTGGCTTTTTCGGCTTCTTCCCGGTGTTTTTCGGAAATATGCATACCAATTATTGTCCCGGCTCCGGCTTGAGCTAATTTCTCATAGATTTCGGGAGCTCCTTCGGTTCCGCCGGTCATTTCGGTAATGACAATTTTACCGGCCCGATTTTCTTTATGACCGACAAAAATTTTAGGACCAGCCCCTAATTTAATCGCTTCTTTATATTCCGGTATTTCTTTTAATGAATTTATTATTTCCTCTAAAAAAAGGGGGTTGTCTTTTTTTAATTTTTCTTTTACAAATTTAGCCGCCAAATTATCGCAAGGAGTATGAATACAAATTAAAGGAACATTTAAATGTTTAGCCATATCTATTGCCCGGTTGATATTTGCCGGAGCAATTTCTCTAGCCACTTCTTCTATTCTTTTTCTTAAAAGTTTTTCCGCAATATTGACCGAAACACCGTATTGAACCAAAATATCTATTTGCAATTGCATGACATCGTCCAAACCGGCCAAGGCTTTTCCTCTGGGATGATGAGAAATAACCAAATCAATATTATTAAGTTTGTCGGCTAAAATCAATTCTTCACCATCAATATCAATTCCTACTAAAACCCTTTTAATTTCTTTTTGAGGGTCGGCAAAAAGGATTCGGGTATCGGAAAAGGGGTTTTCTAATTTTTCCAAATCAAACTCAACCTTCTCTTCTTCCGGCATTTTCTCGTATTTTTCTTTTAATCTTTTCAGCATTCTTTCAATTTCTTCCTTGCCCCGAAAATCGGCTTCAATTCCTTTTTGAATAGCCAAGTTGTAAATTTCTTTAATTGTCATATTTTTATTTTGTTTTTAATTTTTCAAACCCGGCACCGAAGTTTTGTTTCTGGGGTAAGGGATTTTTTGATATAACTCTTGAATTAATTTTTTTTGTTCTTCCAAATCCAAAACTTCCCGTCGAATCCGGGCTTTCTCTCGGCGAATATATTTCCTTAGGTTTTTCGGAAGTTTCTTTTTCATAATGTAAGCTCGGTATTTGAATTTTGCATTTTTATTATTCTCCTTTTATTACCGCCAAAGGCACAAGTTTTGCCACTTTTTTAGACAGACCAGCATTGTGAACCACATCAACTACTTCATCCACGTCTTTATAAGCCATCGGCGATTCTTCGGCGATTCCCCTTAATGACCGGCATTTTACAATAATTCCTTTTGATTCCAATGTTTTTATCACTTCTTGCCCGGAAATTGATTTAATTGCCGCATGTCTGGACATAGACCTTCCTGCTCCGTGAGAAGTGGAAAAAAAAGCATCTTTTCCCTCTTTTAATCCTTTTAATATATAAGAAGCCGTGCCCATAGAACCCGGAATTAAAACTGGCTGGCCAACCGAACGATATTTTTCCGGAATTTCAGGATGGTCGGGAGGAAAAGCCCTGGTTGCGCCCTTTCTATGAACCGCCACTTCAGTTTCTTTTCCTTCAATTACATATTTTTCTTTTTTGATAATATTATGGGCAACATCATATAAAGCCGTCAAAGACCGGGATTTTTCTCCCAAAATTATTTTCCAGGTTTTTCTGATAAAATGAGCGATCATTTGCCGGTTTGCCCAAGCGTAGTTGGCTGCCGAAGCCATGGCCGAAAAATATCTCCGGCCTTCCACTGAATTAAAGGGAACGCAGGCAAATTCTCTATCCGGAACCCTGATTTTATATTTTCTTTCCATTAAGGGAATAAATTCTCTTAGATAATCGGTGCAGACCTGATGGCCCAATCCGCGTGAACCACAATGAATCATTATAACAATTTGATTTTCAAACAAACCGAAAATTTCCGCTGTTTTTTCGTCAAAAATTTCCGCCACTTTTTGAATTTCTATGAAATGGTTGCCCGACCCCAAAGTCCCTACCTGATCCCGTCCTCGATTTTTCGCATAATTAGAAACCGTCTCGGTATCAGCCCAATCCAATTTGCCATTAGCTTCGCAGTTTTCAACGTCTTCTTTTTCTCCGTAGCCCTTTTCTGTCAGATATTCGACGCCGCCTTTCAAAATCTTATTAACATCTTCCGGGTTTAATTTAGCCCGCCTCCCTTGGCCCAGGCCGGAAGGAATTTCTTTTTGAATTTCCGTGGCTAATTTATCCAAATGGGGTCTGATTTCTGCTTCAGAATATTCCGATTTTAATAATTTCATTCCGCAATTGATGTCAAAGCCACAAGTGCCGGGACATTCATATCCGGCCGAAAGCCCTTTGGAATTTCCCACAAATAATCATTTATTTTTATAAAATCTTTTTTACCTGCCATCTTTTTATTTTACTTTAAAGTTCGAAGAAGATAAATCTTCTTCTCGCCCCTTCGCTGCGGCTCGGGAGTTCGAAGAAGATAAATCTTCTTCTCTCCCCTTCGTTAACGCTCGGGAAGTCGAAGAAGATAAATCTTCTTCTCCGTTCTTTTCAAATTCCTCCTTAACGATTTGCCTGTCGTCCCAGGGAATCTTTTTGCCCCCGGCTAAGCACATCAAGGGTTCACAACCCTTGCCGGTTATAATAACAATATCCCCCGTCTTTGCTAATTCCAAAGATTTTTTAATTGCCTCTCGCCTATCAAGAATTTCATAAAAATTAGAGGTTGGAAATTGGGATTTGGAAATCCCAGATTTTATCATTGATAAAATCCGATTTGGGTCTTCATCATAAGGATCTTCATTGGTCAAAATTATTTCATCGCAATATTCGGCGGCAATTTCCCCCAAAATCGGTCTCTTCCATTTATCTCTTCCTCCGCCGCAAGCGCCAAAAACACATACTAATTTTGACTCCTGGTTTTTAATTTTTAAATTAATTGTTTCATAGACCTGTTTAAGAGCATTTGGCGTAACGGCATAATCAACAAAAACCCTAAAGGGCTTGAAAATTACTTCTTCCATTCTTCCGGGAATTCCTTCAACTTTTTCCAAGGCCTTTTTAGAGGTCTCCAAATCAATGTCCTGAGATAATCCGAGACAAATTGCCGCCAAAGAATTATAAATATTAAATTCTCCTAAAAGTTTTAAATTGAACTCCCTTTGGTTAACATAAAACCTTAATCCTCCTGATAACACTTGGCAGTTTTCAGCCCCAACCGATTCTAAATTTTGAGCTGCGGTTTTAAAATCAGAGATTTGGGGTTTGAGATTATAGCCGTATTTTTTATCAGCCGGAAACTTTAAAAAATGTTCAATATTTTCATCGTCTAAATTAAGAATATGTGTTTTTTTTGTTATCTGAAAAAGTTTTTCGTTGGCTTGGCGCATTTTTTCAAAAGAACCGTGAACTTCAATGTGTTCGGAAGTAATATTGGTCAAAACCGCTATCTTAAAATCAATAAATTTATGGCGGTGTTGTTTTATCCCCTCGTCGGTTACTTCCAATATGGCATAGGCACATTCATTATCTACGGCCTGCCTTAAAAATTTTTGTAAAACAAAACGTCCGGGCATGGTCATTTTCAGGGTATTGAGCCATTGTTTTTTGCCGATTTTAAAGAAAATGGAAGAAGTAAGGGCTACTTTATAACCCGCTTCCTCTAAAATTTTACTAATCAAAAAAACGGTAGTTGATTTGCCATCGGTGCCGGCCACGCCAATAACTTTTATTCTTTTGGAAGGAAAACCAAAAATAATCGCTCCCAAAAAAGATAAAAGAAAATGATATCGGTTAATCAAAAAAGGGGGGATTAATTTTTTAAGAATTTTTTTCATAATTTTAAAATTAAGGAATTTGATACAATTTTATCCTTGAATTTTCTGGATGAGATTTCAAGTAAGGAAGATTTTTAAAATGGAATACAGAAGATACGATTCGGGTTTTTGGCTTTAATTCCAAAAGAAATTTTTTCTCCAAAAGATTATTGGTAGATTGAAAAAGGTAAGTTGAAATCGCATCGGCTTGCGAAATATCTTTTTGAAAAAAATTACCCCAATGAATTTGAATATTTTTCTCAAGGCCAAGTTTTTTTATTTTTAATCTGGACAAAAAAACCAATATGGGATTAATTTCAATTCCTATTGCTTTGACTTTGTAATTTTTAGCCGCTTCGATTACAATTCTTCCATCGCCCGACCCTAAATCATAAAAAATTTCTCCTGGTTTTAATTGTAAAACTTCAAGCATTCTTTTAATTTCTTTTAATGGGGTTGGAATAAAGGACGCTCCAAACAAAGCAAAGAGAGCCATTAATAAAAAACAAAAAGACAAAAGGAGAAAAAAGAAAAGAATTATCAAAATCAGAAAAATTAAAAGATGGGAAGCCATAATGTTTTAATTTTATCAAATACCCGAACCGCAGTGAAGGGGGGGGTTCGCTGAACTTCGTTCGTCGAGCCGAAGGCGAGACGGGAGAAGAAACTTGTTTCTGCGACCATCTCTCAGAAAGCAATCTTTCTTTGACCTCCCGAGCGCCAGCGAAGGGGAAAGAAGAAAGTAATCTTTCTTCGACCTTGAGCAAAAAAGAAAAATTAATGGTCTGAAAAAATTATTTCTCCACTTGATAAAAAATACTAAAAATGGTAAAAACTAACTATATGCCTATTAGCAAATCGGCAAAAAAAGCCCTACGACAAGGACTAAAAAGAAGGGTTAGAAACTTAGCCCGTAAAAAGGGAGTCAAACATCTTTTAAAAAAGACAAGGGTTTTGGTTTTAAAAAAAGAGGTTGAAGAAGCGAAAAAACTTCTGCCCCAGGTCTACAAAAACTTGGACAAGGCGGCTAAGGTTGGATTAATTAAAAAAAAGACCGCCAATAGAAAGAAATCAAGAATCGCCAAACTGATCAATAAATCATTAGAAGCAGGAAAGCAACAACAGATTTAATTTCTCTAATTCTCTAATAAGAGCCGACGGCCCTTAACAGAGAAACTATATTTCAGAGATTAATATGTCTAAACCGGTCTCTGGCTCAACCCTACCGGTTTTTATTGCCAATTCTACCTGAAAAATTTTCTGGTAAATTTTTTTTAATTCTTCAGGTGTAAATTTTTGAGCTTGAAAATAGGTTTTTTTAACAATATAAGGGTGGATGTCGGTTATTCTGGAAATGGCAAAGGAAGACAGATTCTTTTGGCTAAGGTCTTTAATGATTAATAAATTCCGAAATTGAAAATTAATCATAGAAAGAAGATATAGGGGTGAATCTCCTTTTTCTAAATGTTTATGAATCAATCCTAGGGCAATTTTTTTATTTTTTAAGCCAAGGGCGTCAACTGTTTTAAAAATATCGGCTTCAATTTTGGGTTTTACCAAAAGTTCAACATCTTTTATCTCAATTTTTTTTCCGTTTTTAAAACTAACCAATTTTTTTATTTCATTGGAAAAACACCAAAGGTCATTGCCGACAAATTCAATGAGCTTGTTCAGGGCTTCTGGATTAATTTCCGTTTTTAATTTAAAGAACTCTTGCCTAACCCAATTTTTCAATTTTTCTCCTCTAAGCGGTTGAAAGTTTTGAATTTTAGCTTTAACCTTCAAAAAATTAAAAAAATTATCTTTTCCTGAAACTTCATTTTCTTCATAAAACAAAATGGCAGATTTTAATTTAAGGAAATGTTTGAAATTTTTTAAAAACTCTTCCTTGACCTCTTGGTTGGAAAAAACATTTTTTAAAATTGCCAATTTTTTTTCTTTAAATATTGATATTTGTTGAATTTGGTCTTGAAAATCTTCAAAACTGTCTTTTTTAAAATCGTAGTATTTTAAATTTAATCCGCTTTTATGGATTTTTTTATACTGGCCGATAATCTCGTTTAATTTCTGCCTACTCCGATATGTATCTTGACCGTAAAGAAAAATTAACATAGTAGTTATTCTATTCTCTGACAGCCGGGACAAAAATGAGCTGAACGACCGCTGATTTTTATTTTCTTAATTTTTGAGCCGCACAAAGAACATTTCTCTCGGTGATAAACTTTATGATATTTAACATAATTGCCCGGTCTACCACAAGCATCAAGATAATATTCAACCGATGAGCCCTGGTGTTGAATTGCCGCTTTAAGGATTTTCTTAATATTTTTAAAGATGTCCCCAGTTTCTTTTTCGGTTAGTCTTTTGGTTAAACGTAACGGCGCTACTTTTGCGGCAAACAAAATCTCGTCCGAATAAATGTTGCCGATTCCGGCAATAAATTTTTGGTCCATTAACAAGGGCTTAATTTTTGAATTCGGTCGTTTCTTTAAGAGTTTTTTGAAATTTTTGAAATTAATTTCTAACGGCTCGGGTCCAAATTCCTCTTCCATTTTTTTTGTTTCTTTTACTTCTTTCCACCAACCAAATTTACGCACGTCATTAAAAATTAATCGCGAACCATCGTCAAAATTAAAAACCTTGCGGGTATATGGCGAAGGTTTTCCGTTAAAAATTAGTTGCCCGGTTAGTTTTAAGTGAAAAATTAAACTTGAACCGTCGTCAAAATCAATTATTAAAATTTTTGCCCTTCTCCGCAGACCAACGATTTTCCGGCCGCCTATTTTTTTGCCAATAATTTTTTTATGTAACTGTATCCTTATCGTTTCCACTTCCGGGAGTTCAGGCATTTTTTATGAAGGCATTCTTTATTTTTTCAATAATTTCCCCGGGGGTAAGGTTGGCTTTTATTAAATAGTCAATTGCTCCTAATTTTAGTCCTTTTTCTACGTCTTCTTGTTGGCCAAGATTAGATAAAATAATAACCGGTATTTTAGATAAATTGGGATTATTTTTTATTTGAACTAAAACTTCAAATCCACCTATGCCGGGTAAAATTAAATCAAGCAAAATTAAATCCGGTTTTTTTTCTTTAGCTATTTTTATCCCCTCTTCGCCATCAATAGATTCAATAACTTTATATTCCTCTTTAATTAATTTTCTGCCAATTAATTCTCTAAGAAATTTATCGTCTTCGATAATTAATATTGTTTTTTCCATATTGTTTGAGAATTCTTTGAATTTGGTTTAATGTCACTTTTGTTGGTGAAATTAAGGAAAATTACCAAGAGTTCCCAATTATCTAAATTTTAAATTATTTAAAGGGTAAAGTAAAGTAAAAAATTGAGCCCTTGTTTTCTTTTGATTTAAACCAAATTTCCCCTCCATGGGCTTTGATGATGTTTTTGACGATAAAAAGACCGAGGCCGCCTCCCACGGTTTCCATTCTCATGGCATTTGCTCCCCGAAAAAGTTTACTAAAAACATTTTTTTGTTGGTTTTTGTCAATCCCTATCCCGGTATCTTTTATTGAAAACTCAACTTCTTTTTTGAATGGCTTTTTTATTGAAATTATTATTTGACCGCCAGGCTGATTATACCTAATGGCGTTGTCTAAAAGATGACTGATGGCTAATTTTATTTTTTCCGGATCAATTAAAAGGGGGGGTAAAAATTTTTTCGGTTTAATAAAAACGACCTTTAGATTCTTTTTCTCAATTTCTTCCTTAAATGATTTTATGACAAAATTAAAAATTGAGACAATGTCGGTAAGAATCAAATCGTCAAGAATTTTTCCCTCTTCAATTTTGGCGACCTTAAAAAGATTGTTGATTAAAAGAATCATCCTTTCATTAGAGTAAAAAATTTTTTCAAGAAAATCTTTTTGTTCTTCGGATAAAGAACCAGAGTCATCATCAA contains these protein-coding regions:
- the holA gene encoding DNA polymerase III subunit delta, giving the protein MLIFLYGQDTYRSRQKLNEIIGQYKKIHKSGLNLKYYDFKKDSFEDFQDQIQQISIFKEKKLAILKNVFSNQEVKEEFLKNFKHFLKLKSAILFYEENEVSGKDNFFNFLKVKAKIQNFQPLRGEKLKNWVRQEFFKLKTEINPEALNKLIEFVGNDLWCFSNEIKKLVSFKNGKKIEIKDVELLVKPKIEADIFKTVDALGLKNKKIALGLIHKHLEKGDSPLYLLSMINFQFRNLLIIKDLSQKNLSSFAISRITDIHPYIVKKTYFQAQKFTPEELKKIYQKIFQVELAIKTGRVEPETGLDILISEI
- a CDS encoding HAMP domain-containing histidine kinase, coding for MGKNKKILKKSKINDLGEKKRKEEKKGEYIKLLVHQLRTPASAIKWAVQMCLDDDSGSLSEEQKDFLEKIFYSNERMILLINNLFKVAKIEEGKILDDLILTDIVSIFNFVIKSFKEEIEKKNLKVVFIKPKKFLPPLLIDPEKIKLAISHLLDNAIRYNQPGGQIIISIKKPFKKEVEFSIKDTGIGIDKNQQKNVFSKLFRGANAMRMETVGGGLGLFIVKNIIKAHGGEIWFKSKENKGSIFYFTLPFK
- a CDS encoding response regulator; amino-acid sequence: MEKTILIIEDDKFLRELIGRKLIKEEYKVIESIDGEEGIKIAKEKKPDLILLDLILPGIGGFEVLVQIKNNPNLSKIPVIILSNLGQQEDVEKGLKLGAIDYLIKANLTPGEIIEKIKNAFIKNA
- the mutM gene encoding DNA-formamidopyrimidine glycosylase → MPELPEVETIRIQLHKKIIGKKIGGRKIVGLRRRAKILIIDFDDGSSLIFHLKLTGQLIFNGKPSPYTRKVFNFDDGSRLIFNDVRKFGWWKEVKETKKMEEEFGPEPLEINFKNFKKLLKKRPNSKIKPLLMDQKFIAGIGNIYSDEILFAAKVAPLRLTKRLTEKETGDIFKNIKKILKAAIQHQGSSVEYYLDACGRPGNYVKYHKVYHREKCSLCGSKIKKIKISGRSAHFCPGCQRIE